A stretch of the Agromyces larvae genome encodes the following:
- a CDS encoding helix-turn-helix domain-containing protein yields MTATMNASLGAVRLRDQTTHRHDVDELTWVVDGSCTVEVDRQRWIVDTRQALVIPAGVEHTVIPRPDSIVFPLLFPDGLSGPHDADEERPDVASARLIARTPALELCARALLQPGLAEASALDAARRAAHELVVAAEASDMPALPADSRARTVARAILEHPATHESLDDWAARVHTSGKTLQRHFVKDTGLSFQHWRVNARLALARRRIEHGEGVLTAARAVGYANASAFIAAFRRRYGVTPGTLAVRAPGRGTNAARSRVPLG; encoded by the coding sequence ATGACGGCGACGATGAACGCCTCGCTCGGCGCCGTGCGGCTGCGCGACCAGACGACGCACCGGCATGACGTCGACGAGCTGACCTGGGTGGTCGACGGCTCGTGCACCGTCGAGGTCGACAGGCAGCGCTGGATCGTCGACACCCGCCAAGCCCTCGTCATCCCCGCGGGCGTCGAGCACACCGTGATCCCCCGGCCCGACTCGATCGTGTTCCCGCTGCTGTTCCCCGACGGACTGTCGGGCCCGCATGACGCCGACGAGGAGCGACCGGATGTCGCATCCGCCCGCCTGATCGCCCGGACCCCCGCGCTCGAGCTGTGCGCACGCGCGCTGCTCCAGCCGGGACTCGCCGAGGCATCCGCCCTCGACGCCGCGCGCCGCGCCGCGCACGAGCTGGTCGTCGCAGCCGAGGCATCCGACATGCCCGCGCTGCCCGCCGACAGCCGCGCCCGCACCGTCGCGCGCGCGATCCTCGAGCACCCTGCGACGCACGAATCGCTCGACGACTGGGCCGCGCGCGTGCACACCAGCGGCAAGACGCTGCAGCGCCACTTCGTGAAGGACACCGGCCTCAGCTTCCAGCACTGGCGCGTCAACGCGCGCCTCGCACTCGCGCGCCGGCGCATCGAGCACGGCGAGGGCGTGCTCACCGCAGCACGCGCCGTCGGCTACGCCAACGCGAGTGCGTTCATCGCGGCGTTCCGCCGACGCTACGGGGTGACGCCCGGCACGCTCGCGGTGCGAGCGCCCGGCCGGGGCACGAACGCCGCCCGCTCCCGCGTGCCGCTCGGCTGA
- a CDS encoding tyrosine-protein phosphatase, giving the protein MTEPGAAIPLATLPNLRDLGGWATADGRRIRLGEVYRSTELGRVDADDLRRFAELRVRTIFDLRTAVEREASPDRVPDGVRDEALDVLADAGAGAAPAELMKIVSDPASADRLLGDGRAQTLFAQAYRQIVSLPSALASYRRLYTELAEPANRPALFHCTTGKDRTGWGAAALLSFLGVPEELVIRDYLLTNEQLLPALEPVFQQFEAAGGDRALLVPVLGVERGYLETAFDELHTRFGDIQGYFDEGLALEASVQQALRDALLE; this is encoded by the coding sequence ATGACCGAGCCCGGCGCCGCGATTCCGCTCGCCACGTTGCCGAACCTGCGCGACCTGGGCGGGTGGGCGACCGCCGACGGCCGGCGGATCCGGCTGGGCGAGGTGTACCGGTCGACCGAGCTGGGCCGGGTCGACGCCGACGATCTGCGCCGGTTCGCCGAGCTGCGGGTGCGCACGATCTTCGACCTGCGCACGGCGGTCGAGCGCGAGGCGTCGCCCGACCGGGTGCCCGACGGGGTGCGCGACGAGGCGCTCGACGTGCTCGCCGACGCGGGGGCGGGGGCCGCGCCGGCCGAGCTCATGAAGATCGTCTCCGACCCGGCTTCGGCCGATCGACTGCTCGGCGACGGGCGGGCGCAGACGCTCTTCGCCCAGGCGTACCGGCAGATCGTCAGCCTGCCCAGCGCGCTCGCGTCGTATCGGCGGCTCTACACCGAGCTCGCCGAGCCGGCGAACCGGCCGGCGCTGTTCCACTGCACCACCGGCAAGGACCGCACCGGGTGGGGTGCTGCGGCGCTGCTCAGCTTCCTCGGCGTGCCCGAGGAACTCGTCATCCGCGACTACCTGCTCACGAACGAGCAGCTGCTGCCGGCGCTCGAGCCGGTGTTCCAGCAGTTCGAGGCGGCGGGCGGCGACCGGGCGTTGCTCGTGCCCGTGCTCGGGGTGGAGCGCGGCTACCTCGAGACGGCGTTCGACGAGCTGCACACCAGGTTCGGCGACATCCAGGGCTACTTCGACGAGGGGCTCGCGCTCGAGGCATCCGTGCAGCAGGCCCTGCGCGACGCGCTGCTGGAGTGA
- a CDS encoding nitroreductase family deazaflavin-dependent oxidoreductase — MPLQGEYAPSTSSWARKQAEEFEATGGAKANTLRGRPIIVLTTLGVQSGKLRKTALMRVEHDGEYVVVGSKGGAPEHPKWVANLRAHPLAELQDGAEKHDYAVRELEPGPERDLWWARANETWPDYAGYQAKTDRLIPLFLLTPSAG; from the coding sequence ATGCCGCTGCAGGGGGAGTACGCACCGAGCACGTCGAGTTGGGCGCGCAAGCAGGCAGAGGAGTTCGAGGCGACCGGCGGCGCGAAGGCGAACACGCTGCGCGGCCGCCCGATCATCGTGCTCACCACGCTCGGCGTCCAGAGCGGCAAGCTGCGCAAGACCGCGCTCATGCGCGTCGAGCACGACGGCGAGTACGTGGTCGTGGGGTCCAAGGGCGGCGCCCCCGAGCACCCGAAGTGGGTGGCGAACCTGCGCGCCCACCCCCTCGCCGAACTGCAGGACGGTGCCGAGAAGCACGACTACGCGGTGCGCGAACTCGAGCCCGGCCCCGAGCGCGACCTGTGGTGGGCCCGTGCGAACGAGACCTGGCCCGACTACGCGGGCTACCAGGCGAAGACCGACCGGCTCATCCCGCTCTTCCTGCTGACCCCTTCCGCTGGTTGA
- a CDS encoding FecCD family ABC transporter permease → MNLAPPAVIAPSAVRRRGGLRGVRGLGGLRGVRGLRRRPVVALVIGLVLLAVLAVLSVLVGTRGIDPAVVWAAVVDFDPTDDRHLVVAELRLPRTALAALVGAALGVAGAVMQALTRNPLAEPGILGVNAGAAAAAATGIAVSGAAFGGMPGGVFGTLAFAFAGAAVASVLVAALGGMFRTGADPIRLTLAGAALSVVLGAYTNALLLNFPTVFDTFRHWAVGSVQGRGPELVLPATLVIVPTLLAACLLGPSFNAIALGRELGRSLGADPRRVLSAGAVIIVLLAGGATAIAGPIVFVGLAAPLGVRLLVGPDYRWILPLSAVAAAALVLGSDIIGRLILPGAEVETSIVTALIGAPIFILLARRRRLMRL, encoded by the coding sequence GTGAACCTCGCCCCGCCCGCAGTGATCGCCCCGTCGGCCGTGCGCCGGCGGGGCGGCCTGCGCGGCGTGCGCGGGCTGGGCGGCCTGCGCGGCGTGCGCGGGCTGCGGCGGCGGCCCGTGGTCGCGCTCGTGATCGGGCTGGTGCTGCTCGCGGTGCTCGCCGTCCTGAGCGTGCTGGTCGGGACGCGCGGGATCGACCCCGCCGTGGTGTGGGCCGCCGTCGTCGACTTCGACCCGACCGACGACCGCCACCTCGTGGTGGCCGAACTCCGGCTGCCCCGCACCGCGCTCGCCGCGCTCGTCGGCGCCGCGCTCGGGGTGGCGGGTGCGGTCATGCAGGCGCTCACCCGGAACCCGCTCGCCGAACCCGGCATCCTCGGCGTGAACGCGGGCGCCGCCGCGGCCGCCGCCACCGGCATCGCCGTCTCGGGTGCCGCATTCGGCGGGATGCCGGGCGGAGTGTTCGGCACGCTCGCCTTCGCGTTCGCGGGCGCCGCGGTCGCGTCGGTGCTGGTCGCCGCACTCGGCGGGATGTTCCGCACCGGTGCCGACCCGATCCGGCTCACCCTCGCCGGCGCCGCCCTGTCGGTCGTGCTCGGTGCGTACACCAACGCGCTGCTGCTGAACTTCCCCACGGTGTTCGACACGTTCCGGCACTGGGCGGTCGGCTCGGTGCAGGGGCGCGGCCCCGAGCTGGTGCTGCCCGCGACCCTCGTGATCGTGCCGACGCTGCTCGCCGCCTGCCTGCTCGGGCCGTCGTTCAACGCCATCGCGCTGGGCCGCGAGCTCGGGCGTTCGCTCGGCGCCGACCCCCGGCGCGTGCTGTCGGCGGGCGCGGTGATCATCGTGCTGCTCGCCGGAGGCGCCACCGCCATCGCCGGGCCGATCGTCTTCGTCGGGCTCGCGGCGCCGCTGGGCGTGCGGCTGCTCGTCGGCCCCGACTACCGGTGGATCCTGCCGCTGTCGGCCGTCGCCGCCGCGGCGCTGGTGCTCGGATCCGACATCATCGGGCGGCTGATCCTGCCCGGCGCCGAGGTCGAGACCTCGATCGTGACGGCGCTGATCGGTGCGCCGATCTTCATCCTGCTCGCTCGCCGACGCCGACTGATGAGGCTCTGA
- the fepB gene encoding Fe2+-enterobactin ABC transporter substrate-binding protein — protein sequence MPAHWKSVAAAGVAAVALLLTGCSGPSAAEEAPNTAADDGAWPRTIEHVGGVTEIPAAPERIVSTSLTLAGTLLAIDAPIVATATTTPSAITDENGFFSQWADVAVERGVESLYPNLEFDEEAVIAADPDLIVVSSSGADSTADELEALSAIAPTIVLDYGANTWQQLAAVLGEATGHEDEAADVVASFDAHVAEVADAITVPDGTANAIVWNGTENPTAFAKPGSAHTELLESLGFVVEGAPDEFDTSEQPRNDFAFLSIENVTTALTGDTVFLVSGGDATADDLLATAVLATAPAIASGSVVSLGPTSFRIDYYSASQIVDIVESEFA from the coding sequence ATGCCTGCACACTGGAAGTCCGTCGCGGCCGCGGGAGTCGCCGCCGTCGCGCTCCTCCTGACCGGATGCTCCGGCCCCTCCGCCGCCGAAGAGGCACCGAACACCGCGGCCGACGACGGTGCCTGGCCCCGCACGATCGAGCACGTGGGCGGGGTCACCGAGATCCCCGCGGCGCCCGAGCGCATCGTGTCGACCTCGCTCACCCTCGCCGGCACGCTGCTCGCGATCGACGCGCCGATCGTGGCGACCGCCACGACCACGCCGAGCGCCATCACCGACGAGAACGGGTTCTTCAGCCAGTGGGCCGACGTCGCCGTGGAGCGCGGCGTCGAATCGCTGTACCCGAACCTCGAGTTCGACGAGGAGGCCGTCATCGCCGCCGACCCCGATCTGATCGTGGTGTCGTCGAGCGGGGCCGACTCGACCGCCGACGAGCTCGAGGCGCTGTCGGCGATCGCGCCCACCATCGTGCTCGACTACGGTGCGAACACCTGGCAGCAGCTCGCCGCCGTGCTCGGCGAGGCGACCGGGCACGAGGACGAGGCCGCCGACGTCGTCGCGTCATTCGACGCGCACGTCGCCGAGGTCGCCGACGCGATCACCGTGCCCGACGGCACCGCGAACGCGATCGTGTGGAACGGCACCGAGAACCCGACCGCGTTCGCGAAGCCGGGCAGTGCGCACACCGAGCTGCTCGAGTCGCTCGGCTTCGTCGTCGAGGGGGCACCCGACGAGTTCGACACGAGCGAGCAGCCGCGCAACGACTTCGCGTTCCTCTCGATCGAGAACGTGACGACCGCGCTGACCGGCGACACCGTGTTCCTGGTGAGCGGCGGCGACGCGACCGCCGACGACCTCCTCGCCACCGCGGTGCTCGCGACCGCGCCGGCCATCGCCTCCGGATCGGTGGTGTCGCTCGGGCCGACCTCGTTCCGCATCGACTACTACAGCGCGTCGCAGATCGTCGACATCGTGGAGTCCGAGTTCGCGTGA
- a CDS encoding siderophore-interacting protein, whose amino-acid sequence MTDLAARPAARPAAPIAARTDAPVASRAVQTVMHPLRARLLEVAATERIGPRMQRITLAGDQLDAFPFPAFAAGDHVKLVLPDPVTGRIPLPGVRDDRLAMPGDADPILRDYTVRAYSADGLVLDFVRHDHGPAGRWAIAAKVGDPIGVLGPRGSHLYPRDYARYVLVADETALPAVGRWLDEPGWTAEVEVFALAAEAGEYPLPVRPRTRVHWLEHPIGPNRADVLAEVAGLIADLDDTFVWAAGEAGSLKPFRRALRAAGVPREASDIDGYWKLGTAGLDHHLPDED is encoded by the coding sequence ATGACCGATCTCGCTGCTCGCCCTGCCGCTCGCCCCGCCGCCCCGATCGCGGCCCGCACCGACGCTCCGGTCGCGTCCCGCGCCGTCCAGACCGTCATGCACCCGCTCCGCGCCCGCCTGCTCGAGGTGGCCGCGACCGAGCGCATCGGCCCGCGCATGCAGCGCATCACGCTCGCCGGCGATCAACTCGACGCGTTCCCGTTCCCCGCGTTCGCCGCCGGCGACCACGTCAAGCTCGTGCTGCCCGACCCGGTGACGGGGCGCATCCCGCTGCCCGGCGTGCGCGACGACCGACTCGCGATGCCGGGCGACGCCGACCCGATCCTGCGCGACTACACCGTGCGGGCGTACAGCGCCGACGGGCTCGTGCTCGACTTCGTGCGCCACGACCACGGCCCCGCCGGGCGCTGGGCGATCGCGGCGAAGGTCGGCGACCCGATCGGCGTGCTCGGCCCGCGCGGTTCGCACCTCTACCCACGCGACTACGCACGCTACGTGCTCGTCGCCGACGAGACCGCGCTGCCCGCCGTCGGCCGCTGGCTCGACGAACCCGGGTGGACCGCCGAGGTCGAGGTGTTCGCCCTCGCCGCCGAGGCGGGCGAGTACCCGCTGCCCGTGCGCCCGCGGACCCGCGTGCACTGGCTGGAGCATCCGATCGGCCCGAACCGCGCCGACGTGCTGGCCGAGGTCGCCGGCCTCATCGCCGACCTCGACGACACGTTCGTCTGGGCTGCGGGCGAAGCCGGGTCGCTGAAGCCGTTCCGGCGCGCGCTGCGCGCGGCCGGCGTGCCCCGCGAAGCATCCGACATCGACGGCTACTGGAAGCTCGGCACCGCCGGGCTCGACCACCACCTCCCCGACGAGGACTGA